From a single Myotis daubentonii chromosome 5, mMyoDau2.1, whole genome shotgun sequence genomic region:
- the TNPO2 gene encoding transportin-2 isoform X3 yields the protein MDWQPDEQGLQQVLQLLKDSQSPNTATQRIVQDKLKQLNQFPDFNNYLIFVLTRLKSEDEPTRSLSGLILKNNVKAHYQSFPPPVADFIKQECLNNIGDASSLIRATIGILITTIASKGELQMWPELLPQLCNLLNSEDYNTCEGAFGALQKICEDSSELLDSDALNRPLNIMIPKFLQFFKHCSPKIRSHAIACVNQFIMDRAQALMDNIDTFIEHLFALAVDDDPEVRKNVCRALVMLLEVRIDRLIPHMHSIIQYMLQRTQDHDENVALEACEFWLTLAEQPICKDVLASHLVQLIPILVNGMKYSEIDIILLKGDVEEDEAVPDSEQDIKPRFHKSRTVTLPHEAERPDGSEDAEDDDDDDALSDWNLRKCSAAALDVLANVFREELLPHLLPLLKGLLFHPEWVVKESGILVLGAIAEGCMQGMVPYLPELIPHLIQCLSDKKALVRSIACWTLSRYAHWVVSQPPDMHLKPLMTELLKRILDGNKRVQEAACSAFATLEEEACTELVPYLSYILDTLVFAFGKYQHKNLLILYDAIGTLADSVGHHLNQPEYIQKLMPPLIQKWNELKDEDKDLFPLLECLSSVATALQSGFLPYCEPVYQRCVTLVQKTLAQAMMYTQHPEQYEAPDKDFMIVALDLLSGLAEGLGGHVEQLVARSNIMTLLFQCMQDSMPEVRQSSFALLGDLTKACFIHVKPCIAEFMPILGTNLNPEFISVCNNATWAIGEICMQMGAEMQPYVQMVLNNLVEIINRPNTPKTLLENTGRLTSPSAIPAITIGRLGYVCPQEVAPMLQQFIRPWCTSLRNIRDNEEKDSAFRGICMMIGVNPGGVVQPPG from the exons ATGGACTGGCAGCCAGACGAGCAGGGTCTGCAGCAGGTCCTACAGCTGCTTAAAGACTCGCAGTCACCCAATACAGCCACTCAGCGAATCGTGCAGGAT AAACTCAAACAACTGAACCAGTTTCCCGACTTCAACAACTACCTGATCTTCGTCCTGACCAGACTCAAGTCAGAAG ATGAGCCTACTCGCTCTCTCAGTGGCCTCATCCTCAAGAACAATGTGAAGGCGCATTACCAGAGCTTCCCACCGCCTGTGGCGGACTTCATCAAGCAGGAGTGTCTGAACAACATCGGCGATGCCTCATCCCTCATCCGAGCCACCATag GCATTCTCATCACCACCATCGCTTCCAAGGGTGAGCTGCAGATGTGgcctgagctgctgccccagctgtgCAACCTGCTCAACTCGGAGGATTACAACACATGTGAG GGAGCCTTTGGCGCCCTGCAGAAGATCTGTGAAGACTCGTCTGAGCTCCTGGATAGCGATGCCCTCAACAGGCCCCTCAACATCATGATCCCCAAGTTCCTGCAGTTCTTCAAGCACTGCAGCCCCAAGATCCG GTCCCATGCCATTGCCTGTGTGAACCAGTTCATCATGGACCGGGCCCAGGCGCTGATGGACAATATTGACACTTTCATTGAG caccTGTTTGCCCTGGCTGTGGACGATGACCCTGAGGTGCGGAAGAATGTGTGCCGCGCCCTGGTGATGCTGCTGGAAGTGCGAATCGACAGGCTTATCCCCCACATGCATAGCATCATCCAG TATATGCTGCAGAGGACCCAGGACCATGATGAGAATGTGGCCCTTGAGGCCTGTGAGTTCTGGCTGACGCTGGCCGAACAGCCCATCTGCAAGGATGTCCTGGCCTCCCACCTGGTCCA GTTGATCCCTATCCTGGTGAATGGGATGAAGTACTCGGAAATCGACATTATCCTGCTCAAG GGAGATGTGGAAGAGGACGAGGCAGTCCCCGACAGCGAGCAGGACATTAAGCCCCGCTTCCACAAGTCGCGCACTGTGACACTGCCCCACGAGGCCGAGAGGCCTGACGGCTCTGAGGATGCTGAGGACGACGATGACGACGATGCTTTATCGGACTGGAATCTGA GAAAGTGCTCGGCGGCTGCACTGGATGTCTTGGCCAATGTCTTCCGGGAGGAACTATtgccccacctccttcccctgctcAAGGGCCTCCTCTTTCACCCTGAATGGGTCGTCAAGGAGTCCGGCATCCTAGTGCTGGGCGCCATCGCTGAAG GCTGTATGCAGGGCATGGTACCCTACCTTCCCGAGCTGATCCCACACCTCATCCAGTGCCTGTCGGACAAGAAGGCCCTGGTTCGTTCCATTGCCTGCTGGACGCTGAGTCGCTACGCCCACTGGGTGGTCAGCCAGCCGCCAGACATGCACCTCAAGCCTCTGATGACAGAACTGCTCAAGCGCATCCTAGATGGCAacaagagggtgcaggaggcagcctgcag tgcctttgccaccctggaggaggaggcctgcACAGAGCTGGTGCCCTACCTCAGCTATATCCTGGACACTCTTGTCTTTGCCTTTGGCAAGTACCAGCATAAGAACCTGCTCATCCTCTATGATGCCATCGGCACCCTGGCTGACTCTGTGGGCCACCATCTCAACCAGCCG gagTACATCCAGAAGCTGATGCCTCCGCTCATCCAGAAGTGGAACGAGCTCAAGGATGAAGACAAGGACCTCTTTCCTCTGCTGGAG TGTCTGTCATCCGTGGCCACTGCCCTGCAGAGCGGCTTCCTGCCCTACTGCGAGCCTGTCTACCAGCGCTGCGTCACCCTAGTGCAGAAGACACTGGCCCAGGCCATG ATGTATACCCAGCACCCTGAGCAGTACGAGGCTCCCGATAAGGACTTTATGATCGTGGCACTAGACCTGCTCAGCGGCCTGGCCGAGGGCCTGGGTGGCCACGTGGAGCAGCTGGTGGCCCGAAGCAACATCATGACACTGCTGTTCCAGTGCATGCAG GACTCGATGCCTGAAGTTCGGCAGAGCTCCTTTGCCCTCCTGGGAGACCTCACCAAAGCCTGCTTCATCCATGTCAAGCCCTGTATTG CTGAGTTCATGCCCATCCTGGGCACCAACCTGAACCCTGAGTTCATCTCTGTCTGCAACAATGCCACCTGGGCCATTGGCGAGATCTGCATGCAAATGG GGGCAGAGATGCAGCCCTACGTGCAGATGGTCCTCAACAACCTGGTGGAGATCATTAACCGGCCCAACACACCCAAGACCCTGCTGGAAAATACAG GTCGCCTGACGAGTCCCTCTGCCATTCCAGCCATTACCATCGGCCGCCTGGGCTACGTGTGCCCACAGGAGGTGGCACCCATGCTGCAGCAGTTCATCCGGCCTTG
- the TRIR gene encoding telomerase RNA component interacting RNase isoform X2: MAARGRRAEPPGREAPGPAVGSGGGSRWAESGPGTSPESGDEEMSSPVSGGVNLFANDGSFLELFKRKMEEEQRQRQEEPPPGPPRPDQPATAAAGGPGDPKRKGGGQAQRRKQTSPQDGNSSQEAEDGG, from the exons ATGGCTGCCCGAGGGAGACGGGCGGAGCCTCCGGGCCGGGAGGCGCCGGGCCCCGCGGTGGGCAGCGGCGGCGGGAGCCGATGGGCTGAGTCGGGGCCGGGGACATCGCCCGAGAGCGGGGACGAGGAGATGTCGAGCCCGGTGTCGGGCGGCGTGAACTTGTTCGCCAACGACGGCAGCTTCCTCGAACTGTTCAAGCGGAAGATGGAGGAggagcagcggcagcggcaggaggAGCCGCCTCCGGGCCCGCCGCGACCCGACCAGCCAGCGACCGCCGCCGCCGGGGGTCCCGGGGATCCGAAGAGGAAGGGCG GTGGGCAAGCGCAGAGGCGGAAACAAACTAGCCCTCAAGACGGGAATAGTAGCCAAGAAGCAGAAGACGGAGGATGA
- the TRIR gene encoding telomerase RNA component interacting RNase isoform X1, translating into MAARGRRAEPPGREAPGPAVGSGGGSRWAESGPGTSPESGDEEMSSPVSGGVNLFANDGSFLELFKRKMEEEQRQRQEEPPPGPPRPDQPATAAAGGPGDPKRKGGPGPTLSFVGKRRGGNKLALKTGIVAKKQKTEDEVLTSKGDAWAKYMAEVKKYKAHQCGDDDKTRPLVK; encoded by the exons ATGGCTGCCCGAGGGAGACGGGCGGAGCCTCCGGGCCGGGAGGCGCCGGGCCCCGCGGTGGGCAGCGGCGGCGGGAGCCGATGGGCTGAGTCGGGGCCGGGGACATCGCCCGAGAGCGGGGACGAGGAGATGTCGAGCCCGGTGTCGGGCGGCGTGAACTTGTTCGCCAACGACGGCAGCTTCCTCGAACTGTTCAAGCGGAAGATGGAGGAggagcagcggcagcggcaggaggAGCCGCCTCCGGGCCCGCCGCGACCCGACCAGCCAGCGACCGCCGCCGCCGGGGGTCCCGGGGATCCGAAGAGGAAGGGCGGCCCGGGCCCCACGCTCAGCTTC GTGGGCAAGCGCAGAGGCGGAAACAAACTAGCCCTCAAGACGGGAATAGTAGCCAAGAAGCAGAAGACGGAGGATGAG gtaTTAACAAGTAAAGGTGATGCATGGGCCAAGTACATGGCAGAAGTGAAAAAGTACAAAGCCCACCAGTGCGGTGATGATGATAAAACTCGGCCCCTGGTGAAATGA